One window of the Sphaerochaeta associata genome contains the following:
- a CDS encoding TRAP transporter substrate-binding protein: MKKSMILVLALVLLVGTTLVAQGTKEGAAQTYKLRASTNLAGTGTIGRGLTKFVELINEKSGGRIVATANYGSELGNQAEQVEMARTGSLEMVVAAPGTGPGTWVPQLMMFEFPYIFKDNDHYRRVLKGLEGEVSKLVQPYGFIALAGQSQGSRHMLTKKPVTKLEDLANMKMRGPNAVYISMFKHLGAAGTTMDWNEIYTALQTGVVDGMEASPSMINSMKFQDVAKNLTITDHIIACTYYFFNEKWFNSLPSDLQAVVREAADEAAAYQAVIDDEDQKASLEKMRAEGVAIHVPADRAKWVEACSPMLAEYRAKGEGWNSFIDKMLAIQ, translated from the coding sequence ATGAAGAAAAGCATGATTTTGGTGCTCGCACTGGTGCTCCTAGTCGGCACGACGTTGGTCGCACAAGGTACGAAGGAGGGGGCTGCACAGACGTACAAGCTCAGAGCTTCCACCAACCTCGCAGGTACCGGTACGATCGGTCGTGGATTGACGAAGTTTGTTGAATTGATCAACGAAAAGAGTGGTGGACGCATCGTCGCTACCGCAAACTATGGATCTGAGCTTGGCAACCAGGCCGAGCAGGTCGAAATGGCCCGCACCGGGTCGTTGGAGATGGTCGTAGCAGCACCCGGTACCGGTCCCGGCACTTGGGTTCCTCAGCTGATGATGTTCGAGTTCCCGTACATCTTCAAGGACAACGACCACTATCGCAGAGTGCTCAAGGGTCTGGAAGGTGAAGTAAGCAAGCTGGTGCAGCCCTATGGTTTCATCGCTCTTGCCGGACAGAGCCAGGGTTCACGGCATATGCTGACCAAAAAGCCTGTAACCAAGCTTGAGGATCTGGCAAACATGAAGATGCGCGGCCCCAATGCCGTCTACATCAGCATGTTCAAGCACCTTGGTGCTGCCGGAACCACGATGGACTGGAACGAGATCTATACCGCTCTGCAGACCGGTGTCGTCGATGGGATGGAAGCCTCCCCGAGCATGATCAACTCGATGAAGTTCCAGGATGTTGCCAAGAACCTGACCATCACCGACCACATCATCGCCTGCACGTACTACTTCTTCAACGAGAAGTGGTTCAACTCCCTGCCTTCCGACCTGCAGGCAGTGGTGCGCGAGGCAGCCGATGAAGCAGCCGCTTATCAGGCCGTCATCGATGATGAGGACCAGAAGGCCTCCTTGGAGAAGATGAGAGCCGAGGGTGTTGCCATCCATGTTCCCGCCGACCGTGCAAAGTGGGTTGAAGCCTGCAGCCCGATGCTCGCCGAGTATCGTGCGAAGGGTGAAGGCTGGAACAGTTTCATCGACAAGATGCTTGCCATCCAGTAA
- a CDS encoding GntR family transcriptional regulator: MIIETKQPKETAAEYALRVLKENIISLDLAPGSMVSENEIAAQLGISRTPVREALIELSRVGIVQIMPQKGSRINLIDYGMVEESRFLRLVLEREVVKLICMNETRADLSSLEENLRLQNFYVEHAKPEKLLELDNQFHALLFLLADKVQCYGWMMEGLTIHFDRVRSMSLSAVKDIKIVGDHQAIVQALNDRDAELAQQLMEKHLSRYKIDEQAIRELYPTYFC, translated from the coding sequence ATGATTATTGAAACAAAACAACCAAAGGAAACAGCTGCAGAATATGCCTTGCGTGTACTCAAGGAGAACATAATCTCTTTGGATCTTGCTCCGGGGAGTATGGTCAGCGAGAACGAGATAGCAGCCCAGCTGGGTATCTCACGCACTCCTGTGCGGGAAGCCCTGATCGAATTGAGCCGGGTGGGAATCGTTCAGATCATGCCGCAGAAGGGAAGCCGCATCAATCTCATCGACTACGGGATGGTGGAGGAATCGCGCTTCCTTCGCTTGGTTCTTGAGCGTGAAGTCGTCAAGCTTATCTGTATGAACGAGACGAGAGCCGACCTGTCCTCCTTGGAGGAGAATCTTCGGCTGCAGAACTTCTATGTGGAACATGCCAAGCCTGAGAAATTACTTGAGCTGGACAATCAGTTTCATGCATTGCTGTTTTTACTTGCCGACAAAGTACAGTGCTACGGGTGGATGATGGAGGGCCTTACCATCCATTTCGACCGGGTGCGCAGTATGAGCCTGAGTGCGGTAAAGGACATCAAGATAGTGGGCGACCACCAAGCGATTGTTCAGGCATTGAACGACCGGGATGCCGAATTGGCACAGCAGCTGATGGAGAAACACCTTTCCCGTTACAAGATCGATGAGCAGGCGATCAGGGAATTGTACCCAACCTACTTCTGCTAA
- a CDS encoding SGNH/GDSL hydrolase family protein, which yields MNTILCYGDSNTFGTNPGGGRWDIDQRWTGLLSAMLGPSYRIIEEGLGGRTTVFDDPLEPKRNGLEYLPVSLQSHRPLDLVILSLGTNDCKSLNNANERIIAKGLEKLVAMVRNHPYGPGYPIPQVLVISPIHIGDDIESSIFASFDKSSAALSKRLADPIRVMAEQQHVHFFDAATVASSSPIDQLHMDKESHASLAQALLPLILACFREMAKPHLLGEGEKELSRSKLFGFLRR from the coding sequence ATGAATACTATTCTCTGTTATGGTGATTCCAATACCTTCGGCACCAACCCCGGCGGGGGAAGGTGGGACATCGATCAGCGCTGGACGGGCCTTCTGTCTGCCATGCTTGGTCCTTCGTACCGCATCATCGAGGAGGGCCTTGGCGGCCGGACCACGGTCTTTGACGACCCCCTGGAACCCAAACGCAATGGGTTGGAATACCTTCCGGTCTCCCTGCAAAGTCATCGTCCTTTGGACCTGGTCATACTCAGTCTGGGTACCAATGACTGCAAGAGCCTCAACAATGCCAATGAACGCATCATCGCCAAGGGTCTGGAAAAATTGGTTGCCATGGTAAGAAACCATCCCTATGGTCCTGGATATCCCATTCCCCAGGTTCTGGTCATCTCCCCGATTCATATCGGAGACGACATTGAATCTTCCATCTTTGCCTCATTCGACAAGAGCTCTGCCGCACTCAGCAAGCGTCTTGCCGATCCCATCAGGGTAATGGCAGAACAGCAGCATGTACATTTCTTCGATGCTGCAACGGTGGCTTCGAGCAGTCCCATCGACCAGCTTCATATGGACAAGGAGAGCCATGCTTCGCTTGCCCAAGCCCTTCTTCCACTCATTCTCGCCTGCTTTAGGGAGATGGCAAAACCTCACCTTTTAGGCGAAGGGGAGAAAGAGCTCTCTCGTTCAAAGCTGTTCGGTTTCCTAAGGCGTTAA
- a CDS encoding alpha/beta hydrolase encodes MADYDLSPRMKRLVALINKVAISDPEGLTPKRIEELNDISIPNNILIRKLLGKSARNIATKTFIIPVTDGMVTGYFFERQGSRGISDLTPLIIFYHGGGWVWGNMDLYNFLCAHLADITGAAVLSVDYRLAPKYKFPTAVEDCYDTLLWAASGCRYWKTDPDRIYLVGDSAGGNLAAVVSRLARDRKGPAIAGQVLLYPVTDGRMRTQSYEKYKDSPTLTDKQMAFFINNYQREPKDILNPSFSPLLGKDHSRLPQTLIIGAEFDPLHDDGMLYADALASADTPVKYLEVKKTVHGFINYPKATGTEETECAIIQFIGGRPVEQVALISRKEWARSQNRELKKIKKQSKHYMDVQIG; translated from the coding sequence ATGGCTGACTATGACTTGTCTCCGAGGATGAAACGGCTGGTCGCCCTGATAAACAAGGTCGCAATTAGCGATCCTGAAGGGCTGACTCCCAAACGCATCGAGGAGCTGAACGATATATCGATTCCCAACAATATCCTGATCCGCAAACTTCTTGGCAAGAGTGCGAGAAACATTGCGACCAAAACCTTCATCATCCCCGTCACCGATGGGATGGTCACAGGATATTTCTTTGAACGACAAGGCTCGAGGGGCATCAGCGACCTGACCCCCCTGATCATCTTCTACCACGGCGGGGGCTGGGTCTGGGGTAACATGGACCTGTACAACTTCCTCTGCGCACATCTGGCCGACATAACCGGGGCGGCAGTGCTCTCGGTCGATTACCGCCTGGCCCCCAAATACAAGTTCCCCACCGCAGTGGAGGACTGTTATGACACGCTGCTATGGGCTGCATCGGGATGCAGATACTGGAAAACCGATCCCGACCGCATCTATCTGGTGGGCGACAGCGCCGGAGGGAACCTTGCCGCAGTGGTAAGCCGATTGGCGCGCGACCGCAAAGGTCCGGCCATCGCAGGCCAAGTCCTTCTCTATCCGGTCACCGACGGGCGCATGCGCACCCAGAGCTACGAAAAGTACAAGGATTCTCCGACGCTGACCGACAAGCAGATGGCCTTCTTCATCAACAACTACCAGCGCGAACCGAAGGACATTCTCAATCCCAGCTTCTCTCCTCTTCTGGGCAAGGACCACAGCAGGCTTCCCCAGACACTGATCATCGGAGCCGAGTTCGACCCCTTGCACGATGACGGCATGCTCTATGCCGATGCCCTCGCTTCGGCGGACACCCCGGTCAAATACCTGGAGGTCAAGAAAACCGTTCACGGTTTCATAAACTATCCCAAGGCGACAGGAACAGAGGAGACCGAGTGCGCGATCATCCAGTTCATCGGAGGAAGGCCGGTCGAACAGGTAGCCTTGATCAGCCGTAAAGAATGGGCACGCTCACAGAACCGTGAACTGAAGAAAATTAAGAAGCAGAGTAAACATTATATGGATGTACAGATAGGTTAG
- a CDS encoding DUF4954 family protein, protein MNDKVITLDQTRFGYDFITAPFLPAGKDEYYIRDRQNKRLSSSYRKLTKTEIKSLEENLNSSPCWNDVLVTDPFDPSLIRNSEFYGLIRIGKMDKSIVSFHDFSVPVGIANSRIVSCDIGDHCAILDCAYLSHYIIDHHVILYRIGEMQTTNHAKFGSGILKEGEDEDVRITIDIMNEAGGRTIRPFDGILPSDAFLWGTYRDDQALMRTFEELTEKTMDNRRGYYGYVGEQSVVKSCDTIKDVWIGPGSYIKGANKLKNLMLRSTLAEPVQIGEGVELVNGIIGSGSRIFYGCKAIRFIMGDNCNLKYGARLIHSFLGDNSTVSCCELLSNLVFSGHEQHHNNSFLIASLIMGQSNMAAGANIGSNHNSRGNDGEMVAGRGFWPALSSTLKYDCKFASYVLITKGNYPHELNIALPFSLLSADTKESRRVVMPAYWWMYNLYALERNSYKYRKRDKRKVIRQHIETEYLAPDTVNEIFHACDLLCLWVAQNFNRAHASNEEQKNLIRMGKELILNKASEVSSLHVYAWGLENSNEPVEILKVVEAYQAYQEMLLYYGVKTLSAYCLATGQSIASFQEKESIRREDWLNVGGQLVPASRVETLKADLKAKVVTSWDEVHQIYETWFASYEEDRAIHALATLYQALGTKQVNSGQWEDLVEEVVRIRLHIENQVFKTKEKDFNNRFRESTYRNLAERDAVLGSLDDNPFIQESRQITEQVLSQIRSVSFA, encoded by the coding sequence ATGAATGACAAAGTAATCACCCTCGACCAAACACGGTTCGGCTACGATTTCATTACGGCTCCCTTTCTTCCCGCAGGAAAGGATGAGTACTACATCAGAGACCGACAAAACAAGCGCCTCAGCTCTTCATATCGGAAGCTGACCAAAACAGAAATCAAGAGCTTGGAGGAGAACCTCAACTCCTCACCGTGCTGGAACGATGTCCTGGTTACCGACCCCTTCGACCCTTCGTTGATTCGCAACAGCGAGTTCTACGGCCTGATCCGTATCGGGAAAATGGATAAGAGCATTGTAAGCTTTCATGATTTCAGTGTGCCGGTCGGTATTGCCAACAGCCGCATCGTCAGTTGCGATATCGGCGACCATTGCGCCATTCTCGATTGTGCCTACCTCAGCCACTACATCATCGACCATCATGTCATTCTCTACCGCATCGGGGAGATGCAGACCACCAACCATGCCAAGTTCGGCAGCGGCATTCTCAAGGAAGGCGAGGATGAGGATGTGCGCATCACCATCGATATCATGAATGAGGCGGGAGGCAGGACCATCCGCCCCTTCGATGGCATTCTTCCTTCCGATGCTTTTTTGTGGGGTACCTACCGTGACGACCAGGCTCTGATGCGCACATTCGAAGAGCTTACCGAGAAAACGATGGACAATCGCCGCGGATATTACGGGTATGTGGGGGAGCAGTCGGTCGTCAAGTCCTGCGATACCATCAAGGATGTCTGGATCGGCCCCGGTTCCTATATAAAAGGTGCGAATAAACTGAAGAATTTGATGCTGCGCTCCACACTTGCCGAACCGGTACAAATCGGAGAGGGCGTAGAGTTGGTGAACGGAATCATCGGTTCAGGGTCCCGCATCTTCTACGGTTGCAAGGCGATCCGCTTCATCATGGGGGATAACTGCAACCTCAAGTATGGAGCGCGCTTGATCCACTCCTTCCTTGGGGACAACTCGACGGTCAGTTGCTGCGAGCTCTTGAGCAATCTGGTGTTCTCCGGCCATGAACAGCACCACAACAACTCCTTCCTCATTGCCAGCCTGATTATGGGGCAGTCGAACATGGCCGCCGGGGCAAACATCGGCTCGAACCACAACAGCAGGGGAAACGACGGGGAGATGGTTGCCGGCAGGGGCTTCTGGCCGGCTCTTTCCAGTACCCTCAAGTACGACTGCAAATTTGCAAGTTATGTCCTGATAACCAAGGGAAACTATCCTCATGAGCTGAATATTGCGCTTCCATTCAGCCTGCTCAGTGCCGACACCAAGGAGAGCCGCCGCGTCGTGATGCCGGCCTACTGGTGGATGTACAACCTCTATGCCTTGGAGAGAAACAGTTACAAGTACCGCAAGCGGGACAAGCGCAAGGTCATCCGCCAGCACATCGAAACCGAGTATCTGGCACCCGATACGGTCAATGAGATCTTCCATGCGTGCGATCTGCTCTGCCTTTGGGTGGCCCAGAATTTCAACAGGGCCCATGCCTCCAACGAGGAACAGAAGAACCTGATTCGTATGGGAAAGGAGTTGATACTGAACAAAGCCTCTGAAGTAAGCTCGCTTCATGTCTATGCCTGGGGTCTTGAGAACAGCAATGAACCGGTGGAAATCCTAAAGGTGGTGGAAGCGTATCAAGCCTATCAGGAGATGTTGCTGTACTACGGGGTGAAGACTCTTTCGGCGTACTGTCTCGCCACAGGGCAAAGCATCGCCTCTTTCCAGGAAAAAGAGTCGATCCGGCGTGAGGATTGGTTGAATGTAGGCGGCCAGCTTGTTCCTGCAAGCCGGGTGGAGACATTGAAAGCCGACTTGAAAGCCAAGGTCGTCACCAGTTGGGATGAGGTTCACCAAATCTACGAGACTTGGTTTGCAAGCTATGAAGAGGATCGGGCAATTCATGCGCTGGCTACGCTCTACCAAGCCCTGGGCACGAAGCAGGTCAACAGCGGGCAGTGGGAGGACTTGGTAGAGGAAGTTGTAAGGATTCGGCTGCATATAGAGAATCAGGTGTTCAAGACCAAGGAGAAGGATTTCAACAATCGCTTCCGCGAGAGCACCTATCGAAACCTTGCCGAGCGTGATGCCGTCCTTGGCAGCTTGGATGACAATCCATTCATCCAGGAGTCTCGTCAGATCACCGAACAGGTGCTTTCCCAGATTCGTTCGGTCTCGTTCGCCTGA
- a CDS encoding HAAS signaling domain-containing protein — protein sequence MHDLIVRYVEETVRHLPVKEREDVALELEANIQDMLAGDDSTGKIEETLLALGSPATLARQYRGKERYLIGPETFDLYLMVLKIVSLVVALVTMVITFVSLFFASEPTSIGVMISKVLASVFSGLSGAFLWVTITFAIMSYYQVNTELEEWNLKALHSLEQAPTRRIKKSDSIGDMVGLSIFFVLLIVLYSRSDLIAIYRKGAGPIPLFVSSALKPYIIGWMITTILTFCVAVIKFAKKVWSTQLFVISAVADLLGLCYFIFLSTRWHIYNPDFLAFFSGNINQWQIIVKAACVVLLILTLISLGDDAYTVFRRTRPNESGKAPVR from the coding sequence ATGCATGATCTCATTGTACGATATGTAGAGGAAACAGTACGGCATCTTCCTGTCAAAGAGAGGGAAGACGTAGCGTTGGAACTTGAAGCGAATATTCAGGATATGCTTGCAGGCGATGACTCAACAGGGAAAATCGAAGAAACACTGCTCGCTCTCGGCTCTCCTGCAACCCTTGCAAGGCAGTATCGGGGCAAGGAACGCTATCTCATCGGTCCTGAAACTTTCGATCTGTACCTTATGGTCCTTAAGATTGTAAGCCTGGTGGTCGCTCTGGTCACCATGGTCATCACCTTTGTCTCGCTGTTCTTCGCCTCCGAGCCAACCTCCATCGGAGTAATGATATCCAAGGTGCTGGCATCGGTATTCTCTGGCCTTTCAGGAGCATTCCTCTGGGTCACGATCACCTTTGCCATCATGTCTTACTATCAGGTCAATACTGAATTGGAGGAGTGGAACCTCAAAGCCCTGCACTCCCTTGAACAAGCGCCCACTCGGCGCATCAAGAAGAGCGACAGCATCGGTGACATGGTAGGTCTCTCCATTTTCTTCGTGCTCTTGATCGTGTTGTACAGCCGATCGGATCTTATCGCCATCTATCGCAAGGGAGCAGGCCCCATTCCCCTTTTCGTCTCTTCCGCTCTCAAGCCCTATATCATCGGTTGGATGATCACCACAATCCTGACATTCTGCGTTGCGGTAATCAAGTTCGCCAAAAAAGTCTGGAGCACGCAGCTGTTCGTCATCAGTGCAGTGGCAGACCTCTTGGGACTATGCTACTTCATCTTCCTGAGTACCAGATGGCATATCTACAACCCCGACTTCCTGGCCTTCTTTTCCGGCAACATCAATCAATGGCAGATCATCGTCAAGGCTGCATGCGTCGTGCTGCTGATCCTCACCCTGATCAGCCTCGGCGATGATGCCTATACCGTCTTCAGGCGAACGAGACCGAACGAATCTGGGAAAGCACCTGTTCGGTGA
- a CDS encoding PadR family transcriptional regulator, whose product MKEDPILTNLITELKRGTLTLCVLSQLTEPQYGYSLLQVLCDKQIAIEANTLYPLLRRLESQGLLQSSWDTSEARPRKFYALSDKGRSLLSDLAAAWREQTSQIATLLEEESHA is encoded by the coding sequence ATGAAAGAAGACCCGATTCTCACCAATCTGATCACCGAACTGAAGCGAGGAACGCTGACATTGTGTGTACTGAGTCAGCTCACAGAGCCCCAGTATGGGTATTCGTTGTTGCAGGTGCTCTGTGACAAGCAGATTGCCATCGAGGCAAATACGCTTTACCCGTTGCTTCGCCGGCTGGAAAGCCAAGGCCTTCTGCAAAGCAGCTGGGACACCAGCGAAGCCAGACCGAGGAAATTCTACGCATTGAGCGACAAGGGAAGGTCCTTGCTCAGCGACCTCGCCGCCGCGTGGAGGGAGCAGACTTCACAAATCGCCACACTACTTGAGGAGGAATCACATGCATGA
- a CDS encoding CTP synthase, with the protein MAKHVFVTGGVVSGLGKGITAASLGRLLKARGLKIAAQKLDPYMNIDPGTMSPYQHGEVFVTEDGSETDLDLGHYERFIDEDLNKFSNLTSGRVYWNVLTKERSGAYLGSTVQIIPHVTGEIKDAIYSLAKKTEADVVITEIGGTTGDIESQPFLEAIRQIGHEVGRTNCLFIHVTLVPFLKSSAEHKSKPTQHSVKELMASGIFPDIIVTRSDEPLEQSIKDKIALFCNVKRDCVIENKTVPVLYEAPLMLHDEQLDTIVCRELNLTTKEPDLIEWEAMLTTIKAAKNHVRIALVGKYIQLHDAYLSVMEALKHASWALGSQVHIDWIDSELVNENSAHDLLAKADGILVPGGFGDRGIEGKILAARYAREHKIPYLGICLGMQIAVIEYARSILGYRDAHSSEFNPASTHPVIALMPDQRGNIPKGGTMRLGTYPCVISDDTNLSKAYHSERIIAERHRHRYEFNNDFRQSLTDKGLVISGTSPDGTLVEAVELRDHPFFVGVQYHPEFKSRPNRPHPLFSLFIASSLGLTS; encoded by the coding sequence ATGGCCAAACATGTTTTTGTGACTGGCGGGGTCGTTTCGGGCCTTGGCAAGGGAATAACGGCAGCATCCTTAGGAAGGCTGCTCAAGGCAAGGGGACTGAAAATCGCGGCGCAGAAACTCGATCCCTATATGAATATCGACCCGGGAACGATGAGTCCCTACCAGCACGGGGAGGTGTTCGTCACCGAGGACGGGTCGGAGACCGACCTCGATTTGGGACACTACGAGCGGTTCATCGATGAGGATTTGAACAAGTTCTCCAACCTGACCAGCGGCAGGGTGTACTGGAATGTCTTGACCAAGGAGCGCAGCGGTGCATACCTGGGCTCTACGGTGCAGATCATTCCGCACGTAACCGGTGAGATCAAGGACGCCATCTACTCATTGGCCAAGAAGACAGAGGCCGATGTGGTGATAACCGAGATCGGAGGAACCACCGGTGACATCGAAAGCCAACCGTTTTTGGAGGCGATCAGGCAGATCGGCCACGAAGTCGGACGTACGAACTGCCTCTTCATCCACGTTACCTTGGTTCCCTTCCTTAAGAGCAGCGCCGAGCACAAGAGCAAGCCCACCCAGCATTCGGTCAAGGAACTTATGGCTTCCGGTATTTTCCCCGATATCATCGTCACCCGCTCCGATGAGCCGTTGGAGCAGAGCATCAAGGACAAAATCGCCCTCTTTTGCAATGTGAAGCGTGACTGTGTCATCGAAAACAAGACAGTTCCGGTTCTCTATGAAGCTCCTCTCATGCTCCATGACGAGCAGTTGGACACCATTGTCTGCAGGGAACTCAACCTCACCACCAAAGAGCCCGACCTGATTGAATGGGAAGCTATGCTTACTACCATCAAAGCAGCAAAAAACCACGTGAGAATTGCTTTGGTCGGCAAATACATCCAACTGCATGACGCCTACCTTTCAGTTATGGAAGCACTCAAGCACGCCTCGTGGGCCTTGGGCTCCCAGGTACATATCGACTGGATCGACAGTGAGCTGGTCAACGAAAACTCGGCACATGACCTCCTTGCAAAGGCCGATGGCATCCTGGTTCCCGGAGGATTCGGAGACCGCGGCATCGAGGGCAAAATTCTTGCCGCCCGCTATGCCAGGGAGCATAAGATTCCCTATTTGGGTATTTGTCTAGGTATGCAGATTGCGGTCATTGAATATGCACGCAGCATCCTGGGGTATAGAGATGCACACTCCAGCGAGTTCAATCCCGCCTCCACCCATCCGGTCATCGCCCTGATGCCCGACCAACGCGGAAACATCCCCAAAGGGGGAACGATGAGGCTGGGAACATATCCCTGCGTGATTTCCGATGATACCAACCTAAGCAAAGCCTACCACAGCGAGCGGATCATCGCTGAGCGTCACCGCCACCGCTATGAGTTCAACAACGACTTCCGCCAAAGCCTGACCGACAAGGGCCTGGTCATCAGCGGTACAAGCCCGGATGGTACACTGGTGGAGGCGGTGGAACTGAGAGACCATCCGTTCTTCGTTGGTGTGCAGTATCATCCGGAATTCAAGAGCCGACCGAACAGGCCGCATCCGCTTTTCAGTCTTTTCATTGCTTCTTCACTGGGCCTTACGAGTTGA
- a CDS encoding ANTAR domain-containing response regulator produces MRVLVVSPTEKGCESLCNLIVEHERRVDITKCQSASQARRIILDSELDLVIVNAPLLDESGEELAVMVTQQSLATSILVVKAEYFEQEQSLYCDQGILVVSKPVIRQMFFQALSLGMSMRKRISAMHNENEKLHRKIEEIKLIDRAKWALIENLGMDENQAHRHIEKQAMDLRKSRYDVASLILKTYQM; encoded by the coding sequence ATGCGCGTACTGGTGGTTTCGCCGACCGAAAAGGGATGTGAATCCCTGTGTAATCTCATCGTAGAACATGAGAGACGGGTCGACATCACCAAATGCCAGAGTGCATCCCAGGCGAGGCGCATCATTCTTGACTCTGAATTGGACTTGGTCATAGTCAATGCACCCCTGCTCGATGAGTCGGGTGAAGAGCTTGCCGTCATGGTAACGCAGCAGAGTCTCGCCACCTCGATTCTGGTGGTGAAAGCCGAGTATTTTGAACAGGAACAATCGCTGTACTGCGACCAAGGAATTCTGGTGGTTTCCAAACCGGTCATCCGCCAGATGTTTTTCCAAGCCCTGAGCCTGGGCATGTCAATGCGAAAACGAATCTCTGCGATGCATAACGAGAACGAGAAGCTTCATCGCAAGATTGAAGAGATCAAGCTCATCGACCGCGCCAAATGGGCTTTGATCGAGAACTTGGGAATGGATGAGAATCAGGCGCACCGCCACATTGAGAAGCAGGCGATGGATCTGCGCAAGAGCAGATATGATGTCGCTTCCCTGATTTTGAAAACGTATCAGATGTAA
- a CDS encoding glutamine synthetase family protein — MTNTHSEVMTFIKEQDVRFVRLVFCDIFGQIKNISISADELDRAFTSGISFDASAVKGFLQVDESDLLLFPDASTLSILPWRPAQGRVVRFFCSIKRPDGTPFEGDGRSLLAETVQKAALQGYQFGVGPECEFYLFKLDDEGHPSFQPMDRGSYLDVAPLDKGENVRREICLTLEQMGFYTERSHHESGPGQHEIDFKYGSPLEAADNFITFKSVVKTIADRSGLFASFMPKPLAQESGSGLHINLSITQEGKQSRVLEQQMTAGILNRINEISLFLNPLVNSYERLGCFEAPRYIGWGRANRSLLIRLPQSSPEYRRIEVRSADPACNPYLAITLLLNAALEGIQNHMVPSEEYVGSAYQKQSGKTLPETLFDAIELAKNSEFVSSIVPKRLLEYFLEAKLADWRAYEDAGDKNLASRFPFFLTT; from the coding sequence ATGACCAATACCCATAGCGAAGTGATGACCTTCATCAAGGAACAGGATGTACGCTTCGTGCGCCTTGTGTTCTGTGACATCTTTGGTCAGATCAAGAATATTTCCATTTCCGCCGATGAATTGGACCGGGCTTTTACCAGTGGCATCTCCTTCGATGCATCGGCTGTAAAGGGATTTTTGCAGGTGGATGAGAGTGACCTGCTGCTCTTTCCCGACGCCTCCACCCTCTCTATTCTCCCTTGGAGACCGGCCCAGGGCCGGGTTGTACGCTTCTTCTGCTCCATCAAGCGCCCCGATGGAACTCCTTTCGAGGGGGATGGAAGGTCCCTGCTTGCAGAGACGGTGCAGAAAGCCGCCCTCCAGGGCTACCAGTTTGGAGTCGGGCCTGAGTGCGAGTTCTATCTGTTCAAGCTGGACGACGAGGGGCATCCTTCGTTCCAACCGATGGACAGGGGCTCCTACCTGGATGTGGCACCTCTGGACAAGGGGGAGAACGTCAGGCGTGAAATCTGTTTGACCCTCGAGCAGATGGGCTTTTATACCGAACGAAGCCACCATGAATCAGGTCCGGGCCAGCATGAGATCGACTTCAAGTACGGCTCGCCCTTGGAGGCGGCGGACAACTTCATCACTTTCAAGTCGGTGGTAAAAACCATCGCCGACCGAAGCGGGTTGTTTGCCTCGTTCATGCCCAAACCACTCGCCCAAGAGAGCGGCAGCGGACTGCATATCAATCTCTCCATCACTCAGGAAGGAAAGCAAAGCAGGGTCCTTGAGCAGCAGATGACCGCCGGCATCCTGAACCGCATCAATGAGATTTCCCTGTTCCTCAATCCTCTGGTCAACTCATATGAGAGGCTGGGCTGCTTTGAGGCTCCACGCTATATCGGCTGGGGTAGGGCGAACCGCTCACTGCTGATCAGGCTTCCCCAATCAAGTCCTGAATATCGGAGAATCGAGGTCCGCTCGGCTGACCCTGCCTGCAATCCCTATCTGGCCATCACGTTGCTGCTCAATGCGGCGTTGGAAGGGATTCAGAACCATATGGTTCCTTCTGAGGAGTATGTGGGTTCGGCTTATCAGAAACAGAGTGGAAAAACACTGCCGGAGACGCTGTTCGATGCCATCGAACTGGCAAAGAACAGCGAGTTTGTCTCTTCGATTGTTCCCAAGCGACTGCTCGAGTATTTCTTGGAGGCCAAGCTCGCCGACTGGCGTGCTTACGAGGATGCCGGCGACAAAAACCTTGCCAGCCGCTTCCCCTTCTTCTTGACTACCTAG